In the Takifugu flavidus isolate HTHZ2018 chromosome 11, ASM371156v2, whole genome shotgun sequence genome, one interval contains:
- the znhit2 gene encoding zinc finger HIT domain-containing protein 2 produces the protein MNAPFRRRMPQSLKNILTDISPRNQWTETESDAVSRDGIMLPHRGQEELIMPSKTPEEVDGMVVEGSHARSAICMMCKCKPSCYTCPRCNLHYCSLACYQSPDHSMCSETFYKESVLKELKDMGKTENEGRKKMHKMLLSLRQEADRTDGGMESLLKESNIVSDNEDEGQLETAEKVQVMELLSRLAELQQSEKENSTEIEGILRSLKEIGEGGKLKNEDMDEDAESTEDELDLAERVSELDIDKLSEEELWELLSGKEKTMFVSLLKDGGVAKLVPPWKPWWEEHEEEGRAMIEMLDEKISKVVTDNSTTAEKPDTDHKTKVSQERNNLGKSAKTFKKVEGETQTSKDKESSTAQSAPPISDKIPTLSSLCAKPSPLICFGLVNALYAYAFSLCLVNNDTDSLMFEFCDIVLALSEALNSSRVFSSIHEAIESGESRIYGEGYLDKEDRLGPSRALEAVAHIMTGKNVKDPAGYCLAAFSQLRSVLSKARKSLSKGGEAKETRQKYFLAMKKCEFMQAWITENVHQMYALAIELWNEHSKRECVRRNMEKTKSVVANNLKKEKNRASVKAIEELS, from the coding sequence ATGAATGCGCCTTTTCGACGAAGAATGCCTCAATCTTTGAAGAATATACTTACAGATATATCACCGAGGAACCAATGGACTGAAACCGAGTCTGATGCTGTGAGCAGAGATGGGATCATGCTCCCACACAGAGGTCAAGAGGAGCTCATCATGCCATCCAAGACACCAGAGGAGGTGGATGGGATGGTGGTGGAAGGCAGTCATGCCAGGAGTGCCATCTGCATGATGTGTAAATGTAAACCCTCTTGTTACACCTGTCCTCGGTGTAACCTCCATTATTGTAGCTTGGCATGCTACCAGAGCCCAGATCACTCCATGTGCTCTGAGACATTTTATAAGGAGTCTGTTCTAAAGGAGTTGAAGGATatgggaaaaacagaaaatgaagggagaaagaaaatgcacaaaatgcTTTTGAGTCTTAGACAAGAGGCAGACAGGACAGATGGGGGAATGGAAAGTTTGTTAAAAGAAAGCAATATTGTCTCAGATAACGAAGATGAAGGGCAATTAGAGACTGCAGAGAAAGTGCAGGTTATGGAGCTCTTGTCCAGACTAGCTGAGCTTCAAcagtctgaaaaagaaaattcaacagAGATTGAGGGTATTTTAAGAAGTCTAAAGGAGATCGGGGAAGGAGGAAAGCTAAAGAATGAAGACATGGATGAAGATGCTGAAAGTACAGAAGATGAGCTGGACTTGGCTGAGAGGGTTTCAGAGCTTGATATCGACAAGCTTTCAGAAGAGGAGCTGTGGGAACTTCTCAGCGGTAAAGAGAAAacaatgtttgtgtctctgttaaAGGATGGAGGTGTTGCCAAACTGGTTCCTCCATGGAAGCCATGGTGGGAAGAGcatgaagaggaagggagagcaATGATTGAGATGCTTGATGAGAAAATATCTAAAGTGGTGACAGACAATTCCACTACAGCAGAGAAGCCAGACACTGACCATAAAACAAAGGTATCACAAGAAAGAAACAATCTTGGCAAATcagcaaaaacatttaaaaaagttGAAGGAGAAACACAGACAAGCAAGGACAAAGAAAGTTCAACAGCTCAAAGTGCCCCTCCAATTTCTGATAAAATTCCAACTTTGAGTTCCTTGTGTGCGAAGCCTTCTCCCCTGATATGCTTCGGTTTGGTCAATGCCCTTTATGCTTATGCTTTCTCCTTGTGTCTGGTTAACAATGACACAGATTCACTGATGTTTGAATTCTGCGACATAGTTCTTGCACTGTCTGAGGCATTGAACTCAAGCAGGGTGTTCAGCTCTATTCACGAGGCCATAGAAAGTGGGGAAAGTCGAATTTACGGGGAGGGGTATCTCGACAAAGAGGATCGGCTTGGCCCATCCAGGGCCCTGGAAGCTGTGGCCCACATCATGACTGGGAAAAATGTAAAGGATCCAGCTGGATATTGTCTGGCAGCATTCAGCCAGCTTCGCTCGGTGCTCTCAAAGGCCAGAAAGTCCCTGTCCAAAGGTGGAGAGGCTAAAGAAACGAGACAGAAATACTTCCTTGCAATGAAAAAGTGTGAATTCATGCAAGCTTGGATAACAGAAAATGTACACCAAATGTATGCACTAGCTATAGAGTTGTGGAATGAACACAGTAAAAGAGAATGTGTAAGGAGAAACATGGAGAAGACAAAAAGTGTGGTTGCCAACAActtaaagaaagagaaaaacagagctAGTGTTAAAGCCATTGAAGAACTTAGCTAA